A DNA window from Labrus mixtus chromosome 4, fLabMix1.1, whole genome shotgun sequence contains the following coding sequences:
- the tmem170a gene encoding transmembrane protein 170A, with the protein MQDRYSEIGFAQQILGLNLVPRKNGSHRGNDTSLSDFSEMWYGVFLWAAVSSLIFHLPAALLALATLRQHKIARFMPIAIILMGIVGPICGGVLTSAAIAGVYKAAGKRMISLEALVFGVGQSFFLLVISFLRVLATL; encoded by the exons ATGCAGGATCGGTATAGCGAGATAGGCTTTGCCCAACAGATACTGGGTTTGAATTTAGTGCCGAGAAAAAATGGATCACACCGAGGCAACGACACATCTCTCAGCGACTTCTCAG AGATGTGGTACGGCGTGTTTCTGTGGGCAGCGGTCTCCTCCCTCATCTTCCACCTGCCTGCAGCTCTGCTCGCCCTCGCCACACTGCGACAGCACAAGATTGCCCGGTTCATGCCCATCGCCATCATACTAATGGGCATCGTAGGACCCATTTGTGGGGGAGTCCTTACCA GTGCAGCCATAGCAGGTGTGTACAAAGCAGCGGGGAAGAGGATGATCTCTTTGGAGGCTCTGGTTTTTGGTGTCGGACAGTCGTTTTTTCTCCTCGTCATCTCTTTCCTCAGAGTACTTGCCACCCTTTAG